CGGTCCATGACCCGCCGCATCATCATCGCCGTCACCGGCGCTTCGGGCGCCGTTTACGGCATCCGGACTTTGGAAATCCTCCGCTCCCTCTCGGTCGAGACGCACTTGGTTCTCAGCGACGCCGCCCGCGGGATGCTGGCGGATGAGACCGGCCTCACCGCGGAAACCGTGCGCGGCTTGGCTTCGAAGGCCTACCACCCGACCGACATCCAGGCCCCGATCGCGTCCGGCTCCTTCGCAATCGACGGGATGATCATCGCCCCCTGTTCGATCAAAACGCTTTCGGCGGTCGCCAACTCCTTCTCCGCGGACCTGATCGCGCGTGCGGCGGACGTGTGCCTCAAGGAGGGCTGCCCGCTGGTTCTGATGGTGCGCGAATCCCCGCTGCACCTCGGTCACCTGCGGCTGATGGCCCAGGCCGCCGAGGCGGGTGCGGTCATCTGCCCGCCGATCCCGATCTTCTACGGCCGGCCGCAATCCGTCGCCGACCTTGTGGATTCCTCGGTCGGCCGGGCGCTGGCGCGCCTCGGAATCGAAAACAAACACTATCCGTTGTGGAAAGGAATCGGGCGGGAGGATTCCTCCGCCGACTAAGCCATGACCCTGCGGGAACGCCTCGAAATCCTACGCCGGAACGGAGACCTGGCCGTCATTC
This region of Anaerolineales bacterium genomic DNA includes:
- a CDS encoding UbiX family flavin prenyltransferase, with translation MTRRIIIAVTGASGAVYGIRTLEILRSLSVETHLVLSDAARGMLADETGLTAETVRGLASKAYHPTDIQAPIASGSFAIDGMIIAPCSIKTLSAVANSFSADLIARAADVCLKEGCPLVLMVRESPLHLGHLRLMAQAAEAGAVICPPIPIFYGRPQSVADLVDSSVGRALARLGIENKHYPLWKGIGREDSSAD